Below is a window of Thermodesulfobacteriota bacterium DNA.
CGGACGCCGAGTTGGTGGACGGCTTCCGCGCCGTGCTCGACCGGGTGCCCAAGCCGGTCTACGTACACTGCCGGCTCGGAAAGCGGGCTGGGGCGTTCGTGATGATGGACCAGGCCGTGGAGAAGGGCCTGAGCGGAAAGAAGACGATTCAAAGAGCCGAGGAGATGGGCTTCGAGTGCGAAGAGGAGGCCCTGGCCGGGTTCGTTCGGGACTACGTCGACGCACGCGCCGGCTGAGAAAGGGGACCGGTCATGGCAGACAAACTGTTTCTGGAGGTGGTGCGCTCCCCGGGGCTGGCCCATCTCTCATACCTGGTGGGCCACGGCGGCCTGGCGGCGGTGATCGACGCACGCCGGGACGGCGAGCCCTACCTGGAGCTGGCCCGCGCACACGGGTGCCGGATCGCCCACCTTTTCGAGACCCACCGCAACGAGGACTACGTCACCGGCTCGGTGGAGCTCGCACGGCGCACCGGGGCCGAGATCCACCACGGCAGCGGACTGGACTGGGGTTTCGGCCGCGAGGTGACCGAGGGCGACGAGTTCCGGCTCGGCGACATCCGCCTCCGGGTGCTCGCGACCCCGGGGCACACCGACGAGAGCATCTCTCTGACCCTGGCCGACGCCGCGTTCTCCGAGGAGCCGGTGGCGGTCTTCACCGGCGACGCCCTCTTCCTCGGCGACGTGGGGCGAACGGACTTCTACCCGGAGCGGGCGCGCGAGGTGGCGGCGCTCCTCCATCACAGCCTCTTCGAGAAACTCCTGCCCCTGGGCGACCACGTGCTGCTCTACCCGGCCCACGGCGCGGGCTCGGTGTGCGGCAGCGGCATGGCCTCCCGGGAGT
It encodes the following:
- a CDS encoding protein tyrosine phosphatase family protein, with product MPERVQINDQITVGAQPSEAELKAMADEGTRTVINLRTAGESMQRMPPEEEGEVVRRFGMEYVHVPVSMEDADAELVDGFRAVLDRVPKPVYVHCRLGKRAGAFVMMDQAVEKGLSGKKTIQRAEEMGFECEEEALAGFVRDYVDARAG
- a CDS encoding MBL fold metallo-hydrolase, with the translated sequence MADKLFLEVVRSPGLAHLSYLVGHGGLAAVIDARRDGEPYLELARAHGCRIAHLFETHRNEDYVTGSVELARRTGAEIHHGSGLDWGFGREVTEGDEFRLGDIRLRVLATPGHTDESISLTLADAAFSEEPVAVFTGDALFLGDVGRTDFYPERAREVAALLHHSLFEKLLPLGDHVLLYPAHGAGSVCGSGMASREFSTLGYERRFNPALQVADRDVFIERKLAERHMQPPYFRLMEHYNQHGDAPALAGLLEPRVLTPDEFQQALDRGAVALDVREPEAFAGSFLPGSIHIPKDMLAAYAGWLLPFDRDLVLVPTEPADVVAALKPLRRIGYDRVTGYLGGGMHAWETTGRELDAVGVVTARQLQDALADD